A single region of the Streptococcus sanguinis genome encodes:
- the thrS gene encoding threonine--tRNA ligase produces MIKITFPDGAVREFESGVTTFEIAQSISNSLAKKALAGKFNGKLIDTTRAITEDGAIEIVTPDHEDALDILRHSAAHLFAQAARRLFPDIHLGVGPAIQDGFYYDTDNEAGQISNEDLPRIEEEMKKIVKENFPSIREEVTKDEAREIFKNDPYKLELIEEHSEDEGGLTIYRQGEYVDLCRGPHVPSTGRIQIFHLLNVAGAYWRGNSDNAMMQRVYGTAWFDKKDLKKYLQMREEAKERDHRKLGKELDLFMISQEVGQGLPFWLPNGATVRRELERYIVDKELASGYQHVYTPPLASVELYKTSGHWEHYQEDMFPTMDMGDGEEFVLRPMNCPHHIQVYKHHVHSYRELPIRIAEIGMMHRYEKSGALTGLQRVREMSLNDGHLFVTPEQIQEEFQRALQLIIDVYADFNLTEYRFRLSLRDPQDTHKYFDNDEMWENAQTMLRAALDEMGVDYFEAEGEAAFYGPKLDIQVKTALGNEETLSTIQLDFLLPERFDLKYIGADGEEHRPVMIHRGVISTMERFTAILIENYKGAFPTWLAPHQVTLIPVSNEAHIDYAWQVAKKLRDKGVRADVDERNEKMQYKIRASQTSKIPYQLIVGDKEVEDGTVNVRRYGQKETHTIPVNEFVEQILADIASKSRVEK; encoded by the coding sequence ATGATTAAGATTACTTTCCCAGATGGCGCTGTTCGTGAATTCGAATCTGGCGTTACAACTTTTGAAATTGCTCAATCTATCAGCAATTCCCTAGCTAAAAAAGCTTTGGCTGGTAAATTCAACGGTAAATTGATTGATACAACTCGTGCCATCACTGAAGATGGTGCCATTGAAATTGTGACACCTGACCACGAAGATGCTTTGGATATCTTGCGTCACTCTGCTGCTCACTTGTTTGCGCAAGCGGCTCGCCGTCTTTTCCCAGATATTCACTTGGGTGTTGGTCCTGCCATTCAGGATGGTTTCTACTACGATACAGATAATGAAGCTGGGCAAATTTCAAATGAAGATCTGCCTCGTATCGAAGAGGAAATGAAGAAAATCGTCAAAGAAAACTTCCCATCCATCCGTGAGGAAGTGACCAAGGATGAGGCGCGTGAAATTTTCAAAAACGATCCTTACAAGTTGGAATTGATTGAAGAGCACTCAGAAGATGAGGGCGGTTTGACCATCTACCGTCAGGGTGAATATGTGGATCTCTGCCGTGGTCCTCACGTTCCATCTACAGGTCGCATCCAAATCTTCCACCTCTTGAACGTGGCTGGAGCATACTGGCGCGGGAACAGCGACAATGCTATGATGCAGCGGGTCTATGGTACTGCTTGGTTTGATAAGAAAGACCTGAAAAAATATCTGCAAATGCGGGAAGAAGCTAAAGAACGTGACCATCGTAAGTTAGGTAAAGAGCTGGATCTCTTCATGATTTCTCAAGAAGTGGGTCAAGGTTTGCCATTCTGGCTGCCAAATGGTGCGACTGTCCGTCGCGAGTTGGAGCGCTACATCGTTGATAAAGAGTTGGCTTCAGGCTACCAACACGTCTACACTCCGCCTTTGGCTTCTGTGGAGCTTTATAAGACTTCTGGTCACTGGGAGCACTACCAAGAAGATATGTTCCCAACCATGGATATGGGTGATGGGGAAGAGTTTGTTTTGCGTCCGATGAACTGCCCTCACCACATCCAAGTCTACAAACACCATGTTCACTCTTACCGTGAGTTGCCAATCCGTATTGCTGAGATTGGCATGATGCACCGCTACGAAAAATCTGGTGCCCTGACTGGTCTTCAACGTGTACGTGAAATGTCCTTGAACGATGGTCACCTCTTTGTAACGCCAGAGCAGATTCAGGAAGAATTCCAGCGGGCGCTGCAGTTGATTATCGACGTTTACGCTGACTTCAACTTGACAGAATATCGTTTCCGTCTGTCTCTTCGTGACCCTCAGGATACGCATAAGTATTTTGATAACGATGAGATGTGGGAAAATGCCCAAACCATGCTGCGAGCAGCCTTGGACGAAATGGGTGTGGACTACTTTGAGGCAGAAGGAGAAGCAGCCTTCTACGGTCCCAAACTCGATATCCAGGTCAAAACAGCCCTAGGAAATGAAGAAACCCTGTCAACTATCCAGCTGGACTTTCTCTTGCCAGAGCGCTTTGACCTCAAGTATATCGGAGCAGACGGTGAAGAGCATCGCCCAGTTATGATTCACCGTGGGGTTATCTCAACCATGGAGCGCTTCACAGCCATTTTGATTGAAAATTACAAGGGTGCCTTCCCGACCTGGCTGGCTCCGCATCAAGTGACTTTGATTCCTGTTTCTAACGAAGCACATATTGACTATGCTTGGCAAGTAGCTAAGAAGCTGCGTGACAAGGGTGTCCGTGCTGATGTGGATGAGCGCAATGAAAAGATGCAGTATAAGATTCGTGCCTCACAAACTAGCAAGATTCCTTATCAGCTCATCGTTGGTGACAAGGAAGTAGAAGACGGTACTGTTAATGTCCGCCGCTACGGTCAAAAAGAAACACATACAATACCAGTAAATGAATTTGTAGAGCAAATCTTAGCAGACATTGCCAGCAAATCACGCGTTGAAAAGTAG
- a CDS encoding MerR family transcriptional regulator — MKIGLFAQKVNLSTHTLRYYEKRGLIKVDRDQSGQRFYDENDLAWVQFIQRLKDTGMHLKDIQRYADLRYQGDGSLKERLEMLQKHRSFVQEQIKNWQMSLKKLDNKIEWYQAETRNLPK; from the coding sequence ATGAAAATCGGTCTATTTGCCCAAAAAGTGAATTTATCAACGCATACGCTCCGATATTATGAGAAACGAGGATTGATTAAAGTTGATAGAGATCAAAGTGGTCAGCGTTTCTATGATGAGAACGATCTTGCTTGGGTTCAGTTTATCCAGCGTTTAAAAGATACGGGTATGCATTTGAAAGATATTCAGAGATATGCTGACTTGCGCTACCAGGGTGATGGCAGTCTGAAAGAACGCTTAGAAATGCTGCAGAAGCACCGCAGTTTTGTTCAAGAACAAATTAAAAATTGGCAAATGTCACTAAAAAAATTAGATAATAAAATTGAATGGTATCAAGCAGAAACCAGAAATCTTCCCAAATAG
- a CDS encoding carboxymuconolactone decarboxylase family protein: protein MQMKNKRFERGLERLNQIDGEGGEKVISSLKEIAPDLGDYIVEFAFGDIYSREGLNLQEREIVTLASLLTQGGCEAQLEVHIQAALNVGLTPEKIIECFLQCIPYVGFPRVLNAVFLADKLFKKE from the coding sequence ATGCAAATGAAAAATAAGCGATTTGAACGTGGATTAGAAAGACTCAATCAGATTGATGGTGAGGGCGGTGAGAAGGTCATTTCCTCTCTGAAAGAAATAGCTCCCGATCTAGGAGACTACATTGTAGAATTTGCTTTTGGTGATATCTATAGTCGTGAGGGACTGAATCTACAGGAGCGAGAAATCGTCACTCTTGCTAGCCTTTTGACACAGGGAGGTTGTGAAGCACAGCTGGAAGTACATATTCAAGCGGCTTTAAATGTTGGCTTAACCCCCGAAAAGATTATAGAATGCTTTTTGCAGTGCATCCCTTACGTTGGATTTCCTAGAGTACTAAATGCTGTTTTTCTAGCTGACAAACTATTTAAAAAAGAATAA
- a CDS encoding amino acid ABC transporter permease — protein sequence MENILKVLTTNNLLFILKGLWLTLQISFISIVLSTIFGTILAVMRNGKNKLLKLIASIYIEFVRNVPNLLWIFTIFLVFQIKSTPAGIISFTVFTSAALAEIIRGGLNAIDPGQTEAGLSQGFTQFQILRYIILPQAIRKMLPAIISQFVTVIKDTSLLYSVIALQELFGSAQILMGRYFEAEQVFALYLLVAAIYFLINFAISSFSRKLSQRWAQAAE from the coding sequence ATGGAAAATATTTTAAAAGTCTTAACCACAAACAACCTCCTCTTTATCCTTAAGGGGCTCTGGCTGACACTGCAAATTTCTTTCATTTCCATTGTCCTATCCACGATTTTTGGAACTATTCTAGCCGTCATGCGAAACGGAAAAAATAAACTGCTCAAGCTGATTGCCAGCATTTACATCGAATTTGTCCGTAACGTACCCAATCTGCTCTGGATCTTCACTATCTTTTTAGTCTTTCAGATTAAGTCAACGCCAGCCGGTATCATCAGCTTCACTGTCTTTACTTCTGCTGCTTTGGCAGAAATTATCCGGGGCGGTCTCAATGCCATTGACCCAGGTCAGACTGAAGCTGGCTTATCTCAAGGATTTACTCAGTTTCAAATTCTGCGTTATATCATCCTACCTCAGGCTATTCGGAAAATGCTGCCAGCCATCATTTCTCAGTTTGTCACAGTGATTAAGGATACCAGCCTTCTCTATTCTGTTATTGCGCTCCAAGAACTCTTTGGTTCTGCTCAAATTCTAATGGGACGCTATTTTGAAGCTGAACAGGTCTTCGCACTCTACCTACTAGTAGCAGCCATCTATTTCCTGATTAACTTCGCTATTTCCAGCTTCTCGCGCAAGCTATCCCAACGCTGGGCCCAAGCTGCAGAATAA
- a CDS encoding amino acid ABC transporter permease: MSFSISSWQSYFADFGKFFQGFLFTLAISIGALILALLLGIFFGAISTGKHKVLRGLARVFVEFYQNTPLLVQFVIVFYGLPLVSNYTIMPSIYWTAVLCVGLYHGAYIAEVIRSGIQSIPRGQTEAALSQGFTYVETMRYIILPQAFRIILPPLINQIVNLIKNTSTVAIISGMDLMFVTKSWSALNSNYIPAFAGAALLYFLLCFPIASWGRRVEEANKQAYSI, translated from the coding sequence ATGAGTTTTAGTATTTCTTCTTGGCAGTCCTACTTTGCGGACTTTGGCAAGTTTTTCCAAGGATTCCTCTTTACCTTGGCTATTTCTATTGGTGCCCTGATCTTGGCTCTTTTACTAGGGATTTTCTTTGGAGCTATCAGCACAGGTAAGCATAAAGTTCTACGTGGCCTAGCTCGTGTTTTTGTTGAGTTTTACCAGAATACACCACTCTTAGTGCAATTTGTAATTGTCTTTTACGGTCTTCCGCTAGTCAGCAATTACACCATCATGCCCTCAATCTATTGGACTGCGGTCCTTTGTGTAGGACTGTATCACGGTGCTTATATCGCTGAAGTCATCCGCTCAGGTATCCAGTCCATTCCTCGCGGACAGACCGAAGCTGCACTATCTCAGGGCTTTACCTATGTAGAAACCATGCGATACATCATCCTGCCCCAAGCTTTTCGGATTATCCTGCCACCGCTAATCAATCAGATCGTCAATCTGATAAAAAATACATCTACCGTCGCTATTATCTCTGGTATGGATCTGATGTTCGTGACCAAGTCCTGGTCTGCTCTGAACTCCAACTACATCCCAGCCTTTGCTGGAGCAGCTTTGCTCTACTTCCTCCTTTGCTTCCCAATCGCCAGCTGGGGACGTAGGGTAGAGGAAGCCAATAAACAAGCTTACAGCATCTAA
- a CDS encoding transporter substrate-binding domain-containing protein: MKLQKILISLLLLLLTLGFINAVPAQADSSTSQQVKAIQKRGVLNVGVKQDVPNFGYLNPDSNTYSGLEIDIAKKIAKELGVKINYVPVTAQTRGPLLDNGQVDMVIATFTITDERKEIYNFTTPYYTDASGFLVNKSSKITDVKDLNNKTIGVVQGSITQTLLEEIAQEKKLNFKYVELGSYPELAVSLRAHRIDAISVDKSILTGYVSSKSNILDYSFKKADYGVVTKKSNTQLNDYVDGLISKWKENGSLQKLYDKYDLKPSASTDD; this comes from the coding sequence ATGAAATTACAAAAAATACTCATCAGCCTACTCTTACTCCTTCTGACTCTAGGCTTTATTAATGCTGTTCCTGCACAAGCCGATTCCAGTACCAGCCAACAGGTCAAGGCCATCCAAAAACGCGGTGTCCTCAATGTCGGTGTCAAGCAGGATGTACCTAACTTTGGTTACCTCAATCCTGATAGCAATACTTACAGCGGCTTAGAAATCGATATTGCAAAGAAAATTGCTAAGGAACTAGGCGTCAAAATCAACTACGTCCCAGTTACTGCACAAACACGCGGACCACTTCTGGACAATGGACAAGTTGACATGGTCATTGCGACCTTTACCATCACAGACGAGCGTAAGGAAATCTATAATTTCACAACCCCTTACTACACAGATGCTTCTGGTTTTTTGGTTAATAAATCCAGCAAAATTACAGACGTCAAGGACTTGAATAACAAGACTATCGGCGTCGTTCAAGGCTCTATCACTCAGACCTTGCTGGAAGAAATCGCCCAAGAGAAAAAACTCAACTTCAAATATGTGGAGTTAGGTTCTTATCCGGAACTTGCTGTTTCCTTGCGGGCTCACCGTATTGATGCCATTTCTGTTGACAAGTCCATCCTGACCGGCTATGTAAGCTCCAAGTCAAACATTTTGGATTACAGCTTCAAAAAAGCCGATTATGGTGTGGTAACAAAAAAATCCAATACTCAATTGAATGACTATGTAGATGGCCTAATCTCTAAATGGAAGGAAAACGGCAGTCTACAGAAACTTTATGACAAATATGATTTAAAACCATCTGCTTCAACAGATGATTAG
- a CDS encoding amino acid ABC transporter ATP-binding protein, producing MALVEFKNVEKYYGDYHALRNINLSFEKGQVVVLLGPSGSGKSTLIRTINALEGIDQGSLIVNGHEVVNAAAKDLVNLRKEVGMVFQHFNLYPHKTVLENVTLAPIKVLGMDKQEAKKIAQKYLEFVNMWDKKDSYPGMLSGGQKQRIAIARGLAMHPELLLFDEPTSALDPETIGDVLAVMQKLAKDGMNMIVVTHEMGFAREVADRIIFIADGEVLVDTTDVDAFFDNPTEPRAKQFLSKIINHESDNVLS from the coding sequence ATGGCTTTAGTTGAATTTAAAAATGTCGAAAAGTATTACGGAGACTACCATGCTCTGCGCAATATCAATCTCAGTTTTGAAAAAGGGCAAGTAGTTGTACTGCTGGGACCATCCGGCTCAGGAAAATCTACTCTTATCCGTACAATCAACGCTTTAGAAGGTATTGACCAGGGAAGTTTGATTGTCAATGGCCACGAGGTCGTGAACGCTGCTGCCAAAGATCTGGTCAACTTACGCAAAGAAGTCGGAATGGTCTTTCAACATTTTAATCTTTACCCCCACAAAACGGTGTTAGAAAATGTCACTTTGGCGCCTATTAAAGTTCTAGGAATGGATAAACAAGAGGCTAAAAAAATCGCTCAAAAATATCTAGAATTTGTCAACATGTGGGATAAGAAAGACTCTTACCCAGGCATGCTGTCCGGTGGACAAAAGCAAAGGATTGCCATTGCCCGTGGTTTAGCTATGCATCCTGAGCTCCTGCTCTTTGATGAACCAACTTCTGCCCTGGACCCTGAAACAATCGGGGATGTTCTGGCTGTTATGCAAAAATTAGCCAAAGACGGCATGAACATGATTGTGGTCACACACGAAATGGGATTTGCCCGTGAGGTAGCTGACCGCATTATCTTCATAGCAGATGGTGAAGTGTTAGTGGATACTACTGATGTTGATGCTTTCTTTGACAATCCTACCGAACCACGCGCTAAGCAGTTTCTCAGTAAAATTATCAACCATGAGAGTGATAACGTGCTTTCTTAA
- the yycF gene encoding response regulator YycF: MKKILVVDDEKPISDIIKFNMAKEGYEVLTAFDGKEALEMFEAEQPDILILDLMLPEVDGLEVARTIRKTSNVPIIVLSAKDSEFDKVIGLEIGADDYVTKPFSNRELQARVKALLRRADLVVENQVEESGPNELTIGELQILPDAFVAKKHGKELELTHREFELLHHLATHIGQVMTREHLLETVWGYDYFGDVRTVDVTIRRLREKIEDTPSRPEYILTRRGVGYYMRNND, encoded by the coding sequence ATGAAGAAAATATTAGTTGTAGATGATGAGAAACCAATCTCAGATATTATTAAGTTTAATATGGCTAAAGAAGGCTATGAGGTTTTGACTGCCTTTGATGGTAAGGAAGCTTTGGAAATGTTTGAAGCAGAACAGCCAGATATCTTGATTCTGGACTTGATGCTGCCAGAAGTGGATGGACTGGAAGTTGCTAGGACTATTCGCAAGACCAGCAATGTGCCGATTATTGTATTGTCCGCTAAGGACAGTGAGTTTGACAAGGTTATCGGCCTTGAAATAGGTGCAGATGACTATGTGACCAAGCCTTTCTCAAATCGTGAGCTGCAGGCGCGTGTCAAGGCACTTCTTCGTCGGGCAGACCTTGTTGTGGAAAATCAAGTAGAAGAAAGTGGCCCGAACGAGTTGACCATTGGAGAACTGCAGATTTTGCCAGATGCTTTTGTTGCTAAGAAGCATGGCAAGGAGCTGGAGCTGACCCACCGTGAGTTTGAACTGCTTCACCATTTGGCGACACATATCGGTCAAGTGATGACACGTGAGCACTTGCTGGAAACAGTATGGGGCTATGACTATTTTGGCGATGTCCGTACAGTGGATGTGACCATTCGCCGCCTGCGTGAAAAGATTGAAGATACGCCAAGCCGACCTGAGTATATCTTGACTCGCCGCGGAGTTGGCTATTATATGAGAAATAATGATTGA
- the vicK gene encoding cell wall metabolism sensor histidine kinase VicK, with translation MIEAIKQFVISADFVFAIIIIGFIVVVALLLLENRRDNQKLVQLNQKVKDLIAGDYSEVLDMQGSPEITDMTNSINDLSEVIRLTHENLEQETKRLSSILSYMTDGVLATNRRGQIITINDMATKQLGVKRDEVQNMSILDLLSISDEYDLRDLITNVPELTIDSQDENGEYLSLRVRFALVRRESGFISGLVAVLHDTTEQDKEERERRLFVSNVSHELRTPLTSVKSYLEALDEGALSEPVAPDFVKVSLNETNRMMRMVTDLLSLSRIDNETSHLEVELTNFTAFITFILNRFDKIKNQDETKKYEIIRDYPITPIWVEIDTDKLTQVIDNIMNNAIKYSPDGGTITVSIKTTDEQLILSIADEGLGIPKQDLPKIFDRFYRVDKARSRAQGGTGLGLAIAKEIIKQHQGFIWAKSEYGVGSTFTIVLPYENDGVRDDDWDNEDDI, from the coding sequence ATGATTGAAGCAATTAAACAATTTGTGATTTCTGCGGATTTTGTCTTTGCAATCATTATTATCGGCTTCATTGTAGTTGTGGCCTTGCTTTTATTGGAAAATCGCCGTGATAACCAAAAGCTTGTACAGCTTAATCAAAAGGTTAAAGATTTGATTGCAGGGGACTATTCTGAAGTGCTGGATATGCAGGGAAGTCCAGAAATCACAGATATGACCAACAGTATCAATGATCTTTCAGAGGTCATTCGACTGACACATGAAAACCTTGAGCAAGAAACAAAACGCCTTTCCAGTATCCTGTCCTATATGACAGATGGCGTGCTTGCGACCAACCGCCGGGGACAGATTATCACTATCAACGATATGGCAACTAAGCAGTTGGGAGTTAAGAGAGATGAGGTCCAAAATATGAGTATTTTGGATCTGCTTTCGATTTCAGACGAGTATGATTTGAGGGACCTGATTACCAATGTTCCTGAGCTGACGATAGATTCTCAGGATGAAAATGGTGAGTACTTGAGCTTGCGGGTTCGCTTTGCCTTGGTAAGGCGGGAGTCGGGCTTCATTTCTGGTTTGGTAGCTGTCTTGCATGATACGACCGAGCAGGACAAGGAAGAGCGGGAGCGTCGCCTCTTTGTCTCCAACGTCAGCCATGAGTTGCGGACTCCGCTGACCAGTGTTAAGTCCTATCTGGAAGCCCTGGATGAGGGAGCCTTGTCTGAGCCAGTAGCACCGGACTTTGTCAAGGTATCGCTCAATGAAACCAACCGCATGATGCGGATGGTGACGGACTTGCTCAGCTTGTCACGCATTGACAATGAGACCAGTCATCTAGAAGTGGAGCTGACGAATTTCACGGCTTTTATTACCTTTATCCTCAATCGCTTTGACAAGATAAAAAACCAAGACGAGACTAAGAAATATGAGATTATCCGTGATTATCCGATAACACCGATCTGGGTGGAGATTGATACAGATAAGCTGACCCAGGTCATTGATAATATCATGAACAATGCCATCAAGTATTCACCAGATGGTGGAACCATTACTGTTTCCATCAAGACAACGGATGAGCAGTTGATTCTCTCAATTGCGGATGAAGGTCTGGGGATTCCCAAGCAGGACCTGCCTAAGATTTTTGATCGCTTTTATCGAGTGGACAAGGCACGCAGCCGCGCACAGGGCGGAACGGGTCTGGGGTTGGCCATTGCTAAGGAAATTATCAAGCAGCATCAGGGCTTTATCTGGGCTAAGAGTGAGTATGGTGTGGGCTCGACCTTTACCATTGTCTTGCCTTATGAGAATGATGGCGTCCGGGATGACGACTGGGATAATGAAGATGATATATAG
- a CDS encoding MBL fold metallo-hydrolase produces MTKGFQYSILASGSSGNCFYLETDQKRILVDAGLSGKKITSLLSEIGRKPEDLDAILVTHEHKDHIHGVGVLARKYHLDIYANEATWKAMEKDLGKLNASQKHIFELGKTKTFGDLDVESFGVSHDAACPQFYRFMKDDKSFVMLTDTGYVSDRMAGIIENADGYLIESNHDIEILRSGAYPWSLKQRILSDMGHLSNEDGAETMIRTLGNRTKRIYLGHLSKENNIKELAHMTMVNQLAQADMAVGHDFQVYDTSPDTATPLTSI; encoded by the coding sequence ATGACTAAAGGATTTCAATACAGTATTTTGGCGTCAGGATCAAGCGGTAATTGTTTCTATCTGGAAACAGACCAAAAGCGGATTCTGGTTGACGCTGGCTTATCAGGCAAGAAAATTACGAGCTTGCTGAGCGAAATTGGCCGCAAGCCTGAGGATTTGGATGCCATTTTAGTGACTCATGAGCACAAGGACCACATTCATGGCGTTGGAGTGTTGGCCCGCAAGTATCATCTGGATATTTATGCTAATGAGGCCACTTGGAAGGCTATGGAAAAGGATTTGGGCAAGCTGAATGCTAGTCAAAAGCATATCTTTGAATTGGGCAAGACCAAGACCTTTGGAGACTTGGATGTGGAGAGCTTTGGTGTCAGTCATGACGCAGCCTGTCCACAATTTTACCGCTTCATGAAGGATGACAAAAGCTTTGTCATGCTGACGGATACGGGCTATGTCAGTGACCGGATGGCTGGGATTATCGAAAATGCTGACGGGTACTTGATTGAGAGCAACCATGATATTGAAATTCTTCGCAGCGGTGCCTATCCTTGGAGTCTCAAGCAGCGAATTCTGTCGGATATGGGTCACTTGTCTAATGAAGACGGAGCGGAGACCATGATTCGGACTCTGGGCAATCGCACCAAGCGAATCTATCTAGGACATCTCAGTAAGGAAAATAATATCAAAGAATTGGCCCACATGACCATGGTCAATCAGCTGGCTCAAGCCGATATGGCAGTCGGTCACGACTTCCAAGTCTATGATACCTCGCCTGATACCGCAACGCCTTTGACGAGTATTTAG
- a CDS encoding DUF454 family protein — protein MRPIYFVIGLLSLGLGVLGIFLPLLPTTPFLLLSIACFSRSSKRFENWLYHTKMYQTYVADFRETGTIAKERKKKIIISIYILMGISIFLAPIIWVKIGLLGLTIFITYYLFKVIPDKE, from the coding sequence ATGCGACCAATTTACTTTGTGATAGGTCTATTATCTTTAGGGTTAGGTGTTTTGGGAATTTTTCTTCCTCTCCTGCCGACGACACCATTTCTTCTCTTGTCCATTGCCTGCTTTTCACGCAGTTCCAAGCGTTTTGAGAATTGGCTCTATCATACAAAGATGTATCAGACCTATGTGGCAGATTTTCGAGAGACGGGAACGATTGCCAAGGAGCGAAAGAAAAAGATTATTATTTCCATCTATATCTTGATGGGGATTTCCATTTTTCTAGCGCCTATTATTTGGGTCAAGATTGGACTGTTGGGTCTGACCATTTTTATCACCTATTATTTGTTTAAAGTAATTCCAGATAAGGAATAG
- the rnc gene encoding ribonuclease III — protein sequence MENLKKALLEQFDLVFADETLLETAFTHTSYANEHRLLKISHNERLEFLGDAVLQLIISEYLYTKYPKRPEGDLSKLRSMIVREESLAGFARDCRFDHFIKLGRGEEKSGGRNRDTILGDLFEAFLGALLLDKGVEAVKSFLYQVMIPKVEAGDFERVTDYKTKLQELLQINGDVEITYQVISETGPAHAKNFEVAVLINGRKSGQGQGRSKKLAEQEAAKNAFEKESSSCF from the coding sequence ATGGAAAATTTGAAAAAAGCATTGCTGGAGCAGTTTGACTTGGTTTTCGCTGATGAGACCTTGTTGGAAACGGCTTTTACCCATACGAGCTATGCCAATGAGCACCGCCTCTTAAAAATTTCACACAATGAACGCTTGGAATTTTTAGGAGACGCTGTTCTGCAACTGATTATTTCGGAGTATCTTTATACCAAATATCCTAAGAGACCAGAGGGCGACTTGTCCAAGCTGCGTTCCATGATTGTTCGGGAAGAGAGCCTGGCAGGCTTTGCCCGTGATTGTCGGTTTGATCATTTTATCAAGCTGGGACGCGGTGAGGAGAAGTCTGGCGGCCGGAATCGTGATACGATTTTAGGAGATTTGTTTGAGGCCTTTTTAGGCGCTTTGCTCTTAGATAAGGGTGTGGAAGCAGTCAAAAGCTTTCTCTATCAAGTCATGATTCCCAAGGTGGAAGCGGGAGATTTTGAGCGGGTGACGGACTATAAGACCAAGCTGCAAGAGTTGCTGCAGATTAATGGTGATGTGGAAATTACCTATCAGGTCATCTCCGAGACAGGACCGGCTCATGCCAAAAATTTCGAGGTGGCTGTTCTCATCAATGGCCGCAAGTCCGGTCAAGGCCAGGGGCGTTCTAAAAAGCTGGCCGAGCAGGAAGCTGCTAAAAACGCATTTGAAAAGGAAAGTTCTTCATGTTTTTAA